A segment of the Opitutia bacterium genome:
TGGCGAAGGCGCACGCGAAGTTCCGGTCGTTTGATTACTCTTCCGCCCGCAATCGCGAGCGTCCATCCGCGCCGCAGCAGATCGAGGAAATCGGCGAGGCAGGCGCGTATCAGCGCGCGGTCGCGGCAGGTCTGGCGGGCATCGCGCGCGGTGACTACGAGAAGATCGTGCTCGCGCGCGCGCAGCGGCTGACGACCGCCGAACCGTTCCACCCGCTCGGCGTGCTGAATCACCTGCGCCAGCGCTACCCGGGCTGCTACGCGTTCTCGGTCGCGAACGGCAAAGGCCAAAGTTTCATCGGCGCGTCGCCGGAGCGACTTGTGCGGGTGGCCGAGGGCCGCATGCACACCGAGGCGCTCGCTGGCTCGGCGCCGCGCGGGAAGTCCGCGAGCGAGGACGCCGCGCTCGCGCGCGCCTTGGCGCAGGACGACAAGGAACTCCGCGAGCACCGCTTCGTCATCGCGGCAATCGGCCGCCGCCTCGCGGACCTCGGCATTCAACTGGAGCACGCGGCGCAGCCGCGTCTCCTCGGCCTGGCGAACGTCCAGCACTTACACACGCCGATCAGTGCAACGGTGCCGGCGGGTGCGCACATTCTCGATCTCGTGACGCGCTTGCATCCGACGCCGGCGGTGGGCGGCACGCCGCGTGAGCGCGCGGTGCCGGCGATCGCGCAGTTGGAGCCGTTTGCGCGTGGGCTCTATGCGGGCACCTGCGGCTGGGTGGATCATCGCGGTGGCGGCGAGTTTTTCGTTGGACTGCGTTCGGCCCTCGTCGATGGCTGCACCGCCACGGCCTACGCCGGCGCGGGTATCGTCGCAGGTTCGAATCCGGAGAAGGAGTTTGCCGAGACCGAGCTGAAGTTCCGCGCACTGATCGAGGCTCTGACCGAAAGCTGAGAAACCACGAATGAACGCGAATAGACACGAATGCTCCAGCCTCGTGAATTATTAGTGTTCATTCGTGTCCATTCGTGGTTTCAAAAGAAGCCATGGCCGACCTCGATCTCCGCAACGTAAACTCGCTCTGGGGCAGCGTGCTCGTGGAGACGCTGGCGCGGCTCGGCGTGCGGCAGGCGGTGATCTCCCCCGGCTCGCGGTCGACTCCGCTCACGGTGCAGTTTGCGGCGCATCCGGCGTTCGAGGCGATTCCGGTGCTCGACGAACGCTCGGCGGCGTTTTTCGCGCTGGGACTCGCACGGCAATCGCACCGTCCGGTCGTGCTCCTGTGCACGAGCGGCACGGCGGGAGCGAATTACTTCCCGACGGTCATTGAGGCGCGCGAGAGCGGCGTGCCGCTGATCGTCATCACGGCGGACCGTCCGCCGGAGATGCGGGAGTGTCGGTCGGGGCAGACGATCGATCAGCAGAAACTGTTCGGCGGCTACGTGAACTTTTACCACGAGCTCAGCGTGCCGGAGGCGAGCGTGCCGTTGCTGCGCTACCTCAGGCAGACGGTCGCGCACGCCGTCGAGCGTGCGCAGTGGCCGGTGGGTGGACCGGTGCATTTGAACGCGCCGTTTCGCGATCCGCTGCCGCCGGTGAAGGATGCGATGGCGGAAACGCTGAAGGGCGAGACTACGGAAAAGTTCTTCGCGCATTTGCGAGACGAGAGTGGCACCGCGCACTCGGCGGGCCCAGCGGTCCCGCCCTACGTTGTGAAACGCGCGGAGCGTGGAATCATCGTCGCGGGACAGACGCGTGTGGCGGACGCGGCCGGATACGCGCGTGCGGTGGGCAAGCTGGCGCGACGACTCGGCTGGCCGGTGCTGGCCGATGCGCTGTCGCCGCTGCGGAATTTCGCCTCGCTCGTGCCGGGGCTCGTCACGCGCTACGACGTGATCGCGCGCTCTGCCGAGTGGACGAAGGAGTTGCAGCCGACGCAGGTGCTTTGCCTGCACGACTGGCCGACGAGCAAGCCGCTGCGGCAGTGGCTCGGAGCCGGCGACGTGCCGGTGACGTTTGTCACGACGCGCGCGGACAATCCCGATGCGTTGCATAGCGCGACGCGCGTCGTGCGCGCGGATGTGACGAGTTTCGCGGCGAGTGTCCGCGCGCGTCCCGCGGCGAGCACGTGGGTGCGGCGTTGGAGCGGGCTGGAGCGTCGCGTCGAGGCCCGGCTGCGCCGTGGCTTGGCGGACGCGGAGGGGATTTTCGAGGGGCAGGCGAGTGCGCTGCTGCCGAGCGTGCTGCCGAAGGGCACGACGGTGATGTTCGCCAACTCGATGCCGGTGCGCGATGCCGAGTATTTCTGGCCGGCGAACGATCGCGCGCATGTCGTGCATTGCAACCGCGGGGCGAACGGGATCGACGGCACGCTGTCGACGGCCATCGGCCTTGCGCATCGCGGCGCGCCGACCGTGCTCGTGGCGGGCGATCTCTCGCTGCTGCACGACACGAACGGCTTTCTGCTCACGCGCGAACTGCGCGGCAGCTTGACGGTGGTGCTGATCAACAACGACGGCGGCGGCATCTTCGAGCATCTGCCGGTGGCGCAGTTCGAGCCTCCGTTCGAACGGTTCTTCGGCACGCCGCAGTCGGTCGATTTCGCGCTGCTCTGCGCGACGTATGATGTCGGTCACACGCTTGTGCGCGATTGGCGGCATTTCGAGCGGTTGTTGGGTAAATTGCCCGCGCGCGGCATCCGCGTGATCGAAGTGCGCACGGATCGGAAGCGCGACGCGGCTTTTCGCAAGGCGTTGTTCGCGGCGGCGGCGCGGTAGAGCGCAGCTTTGCTTTGCTGTAGGAGCCTGCTTGCAGGCGATGGCACGTGACTGGTTGGCGGCGTTTCGTATCGCCTGCAAGCAGGCTCCTACAGCAGAGGCGCGCGCAAGCGCGCTGCCTACAAAAAGCCCGCGGCTTGCGACCGCGGGCGGGTTTGCTTCTCGCCGGTTGGAAACCGGCGCTACCTTACGGGAACAGGCCGCGCTTGGCTTTGGCTTCGGCGACGCGGGCGATGCCGAGCACGAGGGCGGCGGTGCGGCGCGAGCACTTGTATTTGGCCTTCGTCTCGTCGACGGACGCCTTCGCCTTCGCGAGCATGCGGTGGAGCTTCTCGAAGACTTCCTCCTTCGACCAGTAGTAGGCGGACTGGTTTTGCAGCCACTCGAAGTAGGAGACGATGACGCCGCCCGAGTTGCAGAGCACGTCGGGGATCAGCTCGATGTCGCCGCGCTGCTCGATGATCTTGTCGGCTTCGTTGGTCGTCGGGCCGTTGGCGCCTTCGGCGATGACGCGGCACTTGAGCTGGCCGGCGTTCTTGTCGGTGATGACGCGCTCGAGGGCGGCGGGGACGAGGACAGTGCAGGGTTGGACGAGGAGCTCGTCGTTGGTGAGCGAGTCGCCACCCTTGTAGCCTTGGAGGGACTTGTTGGCGGCGACGTAGGCGAGGGCGTCCTTGAGATTGATGCCGGCCTTGTTGTAGATGCCGCCGGTGAAGTCGGAGATGCCGATGACCTTCGCGCCCCACGAGGCGAGGGCGAGGGCGGTTTCGCTGCCGACGTTGCCGAAGCCTTGGATGATGACGGTGGTGTCGGCGGCCTTGATGCCCATGTCGGTGAGGTAGGCCTTGGTGAACCAGGCGACGCCTTCGCCCGTGGCTTCGCGGCGGCCGAGGGAGCCGCCGAGCGCGATCGGTTTGCCGGTGATGACGCCCGGGTCGTAGTGGCCGACGTGGTTGGAATAGGTGTCCATCATCCACGCCATGACCTGCTCGTTGGTGCCGACGTCGGGCGCGGGGATGTCGAGGTTGGGGCCGATGAACGTCGCGATCTCGGCCATGTATCGGCGGGAAAGACGCTCGAGCTCGCCGGTGGACATGTCGCGGGCGTTGACGACGACGCCGCCCTTGGCACCGCCGAAGGGGAGGCCGACGAGGGAGCATTTCCAGCTCATCCACATGGCGAGCGCGGCGACTTCGCCGAGCGTGACGTCGTGGTGGAAGCGGATGCCGCCCTTGGCGGGACCGGTGGAGATGTTGTGCTGCACCCGGTAGCCCTCGAACGTCATCACACGGCCGTCGTCCATGCGGACGGGGAGGCTGACGGTCAGGGTGCGGCGCGGCACCTTGGTGCGTTCGCGCACGCCGGGCTCCATGCCGAGGATGTCGGCGGCAGCGTCGAATTGGTTGCAGGCCTGCTGGAAGACAGGTGCGTTGTAGATGCTTTTGGTAAGGGACATTGGATAACAGGATTCTTTGGCCGGGGGGCCGGGGTTGAATGGACGAAACATTGGTCGGCGGGGTTCCGTTTAGCAATTGGCTTCCCGCCGGGCGGGCCCTTCAATGAAGGGGCCTTATTACGAGAGTAACGGCCGTGATTTATGGGAGCGCTGGCGAGATTTTTGTCGTGGTGCGTGCAGAAGCTGACCTTCGGCTTGCTGTTGCTGGTGCTTGGCCTGACGGGGTTTGGGCTATGGCTCTACCTGCGCGACAACGTCGATTTCGACCTCCGGCGGCAGGACCTTATCAGGGCCCTGACCGGCGAAACCGGCAAGTTGCGCGAAGCGCTCAAGGACGTGCAGGTGCGCATGGACGGCATGAAGGTCGACGCGGCGCGCAACGAACAGCGAGCGGCCGAGGCGGCCCGGCTCGCGGCGGAACTCGACACATTGAACAGCGGCCTGAACCGGCTCACGACGCCGGGTGAGCAGGTGAAGCTGAACGAAGAGCGACTCGCGCGCTTGCGCCAGACCGAGAAAGAGGCGCGCGGGCAGGTCGCGGCGCTGCGCGAGGCCTTGAAGCGCGCGCAATGGGAGAAGGACGGGCTGGAGATCGCGCTCGGCAAGCTCGAGGTGCAACTGCAGGCGGCGGAACGCCAGAAGTCGCGGGTGCTGCACTACGCACACGCGGCTTGGGACCGGTTCGGCAAGCATGTGCTGCTCGTGGTCGCGATTTGGTTCCTCGGTCCACCGCTGGCGCGGGCAGTGGCGTTCTTTCTGGTCGCGCCGTTCATCTCCAGCCTCGCGCCGGTGCGATTGGGCCAGCCGGTGCCGGTCGACTTGAGCGTGCGCGGGAGCGACGCGTCGGTCGACGTGGTGCTCGAGCCCGGCGATGTGCTGTGGGTGAAGGAGAAGTTTCTGCAGGCCTCCGACGAGGGCTTGCTCAAGCGCACGCGCTGGCTGCTCGACTGGAGCATGCCATTTACCTGTCTGGCGGCGGGGCTGAAGGAGTTGATCGAGATGCGCAACGCCGCGCCGGAGGCGAAGCTGCGCGCGACGTTTTCGAGTCAGGACGACGCGCACGTCGAACTCGCAGTCGTCAACGTGCCGGCAGGCGCGAGCCTCGTGCTGCGTCCGAGCTATCTCGCGGGCCTGATCGGGCCGCTCGGGCGCAAGGCGGCGGCGATCCGCCGGCATTGGCGGTTGTTCACGCTGCAATCGTGGGCAACCGGGCAGTTCCGCTATTTTGAATTCGTGGGGCCGTGCACGCTGCTGCTGGCGGGCAGTCGCGGCGTGCGCGCGGAAGTGCTGGCCGCGCAACCTGGGATGCCGGTCCCGGGGCGGCGGGCGAACCAGGATGCGACGATCGGCTTCACGCCGGGGCTGGCGTATCGGCCGGTGCGGGCGGAGACGTTTTGGGCGTATTTCCGCGGCCAGAATCCGCTGTTCGACGACCTGTTCGAGGGCACGGGCGTGTTCCTCTGTCAGCAGACGTCGGCCAAGGGCGAGGCGGCAGAACAACGGAAGTGGATGGCGGGCCTGCGCGACGGACTGTTGCGCATCTTCGGCCTTTGAGCATTTGCGACGCGCCGGAGTTTGGTTAGCCCTCTTTCGATGTCCCTGTTCAAACTGCACGCCGACTACCAGCCGACCGGCGACCAGCCGCAGGCGATCGAAAAACTCGTCGCCTCGCTGCGTGCGGGCAACCGCGACCAGACGCTCCTCGGCGTCACGGGGTCGGGCAAGACGTTCACGATGGCCAACGTCATCGCGCAGCTGGACCGGCCGACGCTGATCATCTCGCACAATAAGACGCTCGCGGCGCAGCTCTACTCGGAGTTCAAGAATTTCTTTCCCGAGAACGCGGTCGAATACTTCGTCAGCTACTACGACTACTACCAGCCCGAGGCCTACGTGCCGTCGAGCGACACCTACATCGAGAAGGACTCGTCGATCAACGAGGAGATCGAGCGGCTCCGCATCTCGACCACGAGTTCGCTCGTGAGCCGGCGCGACGTGATCGTGGTGGCGAGTGTTTCGTGCATCTACGGCCTCGGTTCGCCCGAGGAGTTCTCCGAGATGCGCATCCAAATCCGGCGCGGCGACGAGATGGGCCGGCAGAAGCTCCTCGAGCGGCTGGTGGACAATCTCTACGAGCGAAACGACTACGAGCTGAAGCGCGGCATGTTCCGCGTGCGTGGCGACGTCGTGGACGTGATGCCGGCGTATCTCGAACACGGGCTGCGCGTGGAGTTCTTCGGCGACGAGATCGAGGCGTTGACGGAGTTCGAGCCGGTGAGCGGCGCGGTGTTGCGCAAGATCGACCAATTCGACCTCTACCCGGCCAACCAATATGTGACCTCGCGCGGTCGCCTCGAAGGCGCGATCGCCGGCATCAAACGCGAACTCACCGACCGTGTGGCGCTGTTCGAGCGCGAGCAGAAGTTTCTCGAGGCGCAGCGCATCAAGATGCGCACGACCTACGACCTCGAGATGCTGCAGGAAATGGGCTTCTGCAACGGCATCGAGAACTACTCGCTGCACCTCACGGGCCGGAAGCCCGGGGAGCGGCCGTTCTGCCTGATCGACTTTTTCCCCAAGGATTTTCTGACCTTTATCGACGAGAGCCACGTGACCGTCTCCCAGATCGGCGGCATGTATGCGGGCGACATCGCGCGCAAGCAGACGCTGGTGAATTTCGGCTTCCGCTTGCCGTCGGCGCTCGACAACCGGCCGCAGGCGTTCCCGGAATTTCAGCAGATCACCGGGCAAACGCTCTACGTGTCGGCCACACCGGCGAAGTTCGAGATGGAGCGCTCGACGGTCGTGGCCGAGCAGGTCATTCGGCCGACCGGACTGCTCGATCCGGAAATCTCACTCCGCTCCACGAAGGGCCAGGTCGAGGACATGATCGGCGAAATCCGCCGCGCCGTTGAGCAGGGCGAGCGCGTGCTCGTCACCACGCTGACGAAGCGCCTGTCCGAGGACATCACCAGTTACCTGCGCGACGCGAAGATCCGCGTCGAGTATCTGCACTCTGACATCGACGCGCTCGAGCGGGTCGAAATCCTGCGCAATCTCCGGCAGGGCAATTTCGACGTGCTCGTCGGCATCAATTTGCTCCGCGAAGGCCTCGACCTGCCCGAGGTGGCGCTGGTGGCGATTCTCGATGCGGACAAGGAGGGTTTCCTCCGCAGCGAAACGAGCCTGCTGCAGACGGCCGGTCGCGCCGCGCGCCACGAAAAGGGCCGCGTCATCTTCTACGCCGACGTAATCACGGAATCGATCCGCCGCACGATCGAGGAAACCAAGCGGCGCCGTGAAAAGCAGATGGCCTACAACACCGCGCACGGAATCACACCGCGCAGCGTGAAGCGCGCCGCGCAGGCCAGCCTGCACGTCTACGACGGCACGGGCGAGGACCGGAACGCCGTCGCCGTGGCCGAGAGCGTCGACGACGTCGCGGCGGTCATTGCGGAGCTGGAGGAAGAGATGCAGGAGGCGGCCAACCGGCTCGAGTTCGAGCGCGCGGCGTTGCTCCGCGACCAGATCGCGACTCTGAAATCCGGGGGCAAGGCGATCGCATCACCGCAGGCTTCCCGCGGGCGCGGCGGCGATTACGGCAAAGAAAAACGCCGCCCGAAATCGGCGCGGCGTTGAGGCGGGAGCGATGGGCGCGCGTCAGGTGCCGGAGTCGGCGTTGCGGCACTCGGCCATGACGCGGAGCCAGATCTCGCGGAGGTCGAACAGGCGCGGCGTGGCGAACTCGCGGTAACGCTGGAGCAGGCCGCTGTCGGACTCGCCCGCGGCGCCGAGGCGCGCGAGCGTGTCGTTGATTTCGCGCAGGGCGCGCTTGAAAAAGCAGATCGCGAGCGAGTAGTCGCCCATGTCGAGCGACTGGACCGCCTGCAGCGCATGTTCGCGGCCGCGATACAGCGAGCCGGCCACCGCGAGGCTGACGGCGGGGTGAATGTGCTCGGGGTGGGAGGCCACGCGCTCCCAGTTGGCGACGAGGGTGACGTAGATCGCCTTGGTGGCGATGTGCACCGGGTTGCGGTGAACGGTGTAGAGGTCGAAATCCTCGTCGAACGATGGCTCGTCATTGGCCGGCTCGGACGTCGCGCCGATCTCGCCTTCGGAGGCGCCTTCGTCCGGCTGCATGTCCCAGCCCATGCGGCGGGCGACTTCATCGATGCGATCCGTGGCGGCGGGCAGTTGCTCGTAGTGCTTCAGGTAGTCGCGCACCGCGGTTTCGTGCTCGGCCAGATACTGTTCCCAATCGGCTTCGGTCCACGAGATCTCCCGGCGTTCTTCCCAGTCGTTCTCGAACATCCCGTCGGAATCTTGATTGGTCATTGAAAAAAAGGGGCGTCTGGAAGGACGCTGGCGGGAGTGTGCGCGGCGACCTCCCTCGCGCAATTAAAATTCTCGTTCTAAACTGGTTTCGATTTGCCCGAGGTTCACTCTCGCGGTGTCATCGCGCGAATGGCCGAGGTGCATCACGAAACCGTCTTCTTTTCCGGTCACGTGCAGGGGGTGGGATTCCGCTATCAGACCTTGCAGGTGGCTAAGGGATTCGAGGTTTCCGGCCACGTGCGGAACTTGCCCGATGGTCGGGTGCAGCTCGAAGCCGAGGGGGAGAAGGGGGAAGTGGCGGCGTTCGTCGCGGCCGTAGAGGAACATCTCGCGGGTTACATCCGGAAAGTGGAGCGGGTGGCCGCGCGTCGCCCGGCGCAATTCACCGGCTTCACGATTCGCTGACCATGGTCTCCCCAGCGCCCGCCGTGCGGATCGAGCGCCTGACGAAAAGCTACGCCGTTGATTGGCGGGGCCGGACGCTGGCGGCGCTCGACAGCGTGACGCTGAGCGTGGCGCGCGGCACGATTTGCGCTCTGGTCGGCGCGAACGGATCGGGCAAAAGCACGACGCTGAAAATTTGCGCGGGGCTGGTGCACGCGACGAGTGGCGCCTGCGCCATCGACGGTTGCGAGCCGGCCGCGGCGGCGCGCGAGGGGCGCGTCGCGTATTTGCCGGAGGAAACGATTTTGCCGGACTTCGTCGGTGCGGCGGAGTTTCTCGCGCGCCTTGCGACGATCGGCGGTTGCAGCCGGCGCGACGCGGACGAGGCGGCGGCGCGTGCGCTCGCGCAAGTGGGACTGGCCGCGCTCGCCGGCCGCGCGACGGCGCAACTTTCCAAGGGACAGCGGCAGAGGCTCGGCCTCGCGCAGGCGTTGCTGCGGAATCCGGTCGTGCTGTTGCTCGATGAGCCGACGTCGGGTTTGGATGTGCGGGCGCAAGTCGAGGTGCGGGACTTGCTCGCCGCGCAGCGCGCCGCCGGCCGCGCCGTGGTGCTGAGCTCGCACGATTCGCCGCATTTGGAGGAGCTGTGCGACCAATTCGTCGTGTTGGAGCGCGGGCGCGTCGTGTTCGAGGGCGATCGGGCGGCGGTCGCGGCGCGCGGCGGGTTGGAGCGAATCCAGCTGGAGGCGAGCGGAGGATGAACGCGCTGCGTCGATTCTGGGTGCTGACTCAGTTCTGGCTCGCGCTGGCGTTGCGGCTCCGCGTTGCGTGGGGACTGGGAGTGGCCGCCGTGGCGTTGATCGGCGGCGGCGCCGTGCTGCGGGAGTTTCATTTCGGCTCCGCGGAGCAGGTTTTCTTGATCGATTACGGTGCTGCGGTCCTCGCGCTGAGCGGCAGCGTGCTGGCCGCGCTCGCGGGGCCAGCGTTGTTTTTTTCCGGAGTCCACTCGCGCGTGACACCGATCGTGCTCATGCACGGCGCCACGCGCGGCGCGGTGATCGCGGCGCAGGCCATCGCGGTCGCGATCGTCCTCGGTTGGCTGGCGGTGCTTTGTGGGGCGGCGGTCGCGGTTCTGTTTCCGCTGATCGGACACGCGGCGGCGACGGGGGGCGCGGTTCGCGCGCTGGCGTTGGAGCTGGCACCGCTGCTCGTGACGGCGGCGCTGAGCCTCTTCCTTGCGACGATCAGCCGGAGCGCGTTGCTCGCGACGACTCTGGCGTTGGCCGCCGCGGTGGCAGGGCGGTTGGCGCCGGCGATCGGATTTGCCGCCGGGAAGGCAACCGGGGCGGCGAAGGGACTTTGGCTGTTGTTGAGCTGGATGGTGCCGAACCTGGAGATCGGCGAATCCGCGGCGCTCGGCTCCGCGTTGTGTTATCTGGCGGCGTATGCCGCGCTCTACGTCGGCTTGGCGGCGTGGTGTTTTTCGCGACGTGATCTCTGAACGGCACGCTTCGTGGCTGGCGTTTGCCGTGCTCGCGGTTTTCGGAGCGGCGACTGGTTCGTGGCGCGACGCGCGTGAACCGACGACGATTGCGCTGCCGGGCGCCGCGGATTGGTTCTGGTTGAGGGCAAATCTCGCCTGGGAGAAGCGCGATGAAGCGCGGACGCGCGAGCTGACGACGCTCGCGGTGGCGCTGGCCCCGGCGACGGACTATTTTCGCGTGAACGCCGCGCGGATGCGCGCCTTCGATTTTCCCGAGTGGCGGGAGCGGGCCGAGCCCGCCGCACCGGCGGCGTTGAAGGCCTCGTGGCGGGCCGAGCTCGCCGCCGAGTCGCTCGCCTTGCTGGAGCGCGCGCCGGCGCGTTCGCCGGAGTTGTGGATCGAGGCCGGCAACATCGCGCTCTACGCCCGGCGCGACAGCCGTGAGGCGGCGGCCTGCTACCGGCGCGCCGCCGAGATGCCCGGTGCGCCGTGGCACGCGGGGCGGATTTGCGGCGAGCTGTTGTGGCGGAGCGGACAGCGGCGCGAGGCCGTGGATTGGCTGCGCGATTGGGGCGGACGTTTGCCAGCCGACGTCCCGGCGGCGCAGCGCGAACTGGTTCTCGCGCGGCTCGCCGAATGGGAACGCGAACTTCGGCGGGAGTGAGTTTGACAAGGCGACGGCGCGGCGGCTCCATCCGGTTCAATCACGCCCATGACCATTCACTGGCCGTATCTTATTCTTGCTCTGCTGACGCTTTGGTTTCCGCGTCAGTGGATGCGTTTGGGCAAGCTCTGGCGCAACAAGCGCAAGGAGCGCGAGACGATGGAGCGCTTCGCACAGGACGGAGCGAACGATCCCGACGACAAGTCGGTCCGACTGGGCCGGGAGCTGCGCAACCATCGCAACTACCTCGATCTGCTGCGCGGCTTCATGGGCGCGTTTGCGCTCTGGCGATTCAGTTTCGAGTCGGAGCGCGAACAGGCGATGCTGGTCTTCGCGATCTGCGCCGTCGTCACCTTTGTCGGCATCTTGATCCAATCCCTGCGCTGGCGCGCTCGCATCACGTTTTTCGCGGCCATTTTCTTCTACGCCGGATTGAGTTCCGGCATGGGCAGTGGCTATCCCGGAGCGCTGGCATTCCTGCTGGTTTGTGCGATCAATCCGGTGATTCCGACGCCGCGCATGTTCGTGGCGGCCTACGCCCTGATTCTGTTGCCGTTCAATTTCTTTCTCGGGGACGATCAGCGGCTCGCCGCTTTCAACACGCTCATCCTGCTGTTGCCGGTGATTTGGAGCCTGATGGTCAAGCGGCCGATGGTCGTCTTCACGCGCCGGCGCAACCTGACTTGGTGAAATGGCCGCGGGCGCGAAAGTCTGGTTCGAGGCGTCGCGCCCGAAAACCCTGCCGGCGGCGATAATCCCGGTGCTCGTCGGCACGGCTTTCGCCGAGGCCGCGCACGCGGCGAACTACGGCAGCGCCGCCATTTGCCTCGTGTTCTCGCTGCTCGTGCAGATCGGCACGAATTTCGCCAACGACTACTTCGACTTCGTGCAGGGCGCCGACACACACGAGCGCGTCGGCCCGCGCCGCGCGGTGGCGGCGGGACTGGTTTCGCCGCGCACGATGTTGGCGGCAACTGCGGTCGTGCTCGTGGCGGCGTTTGCGGTCGGGCTGCTGCTCGTCGCGGAGGGCGGATGGATTCTCCTGCCGATCGGCATCGTGAGCATCGTCTGCGCGATCGCCTACACGGGCGGGCCGTATCCGCTTGGCTACAACGGGCTCGGCGATCTCTTTGTCTTCATTTTCTTCGGACTGGTGGCTGTCGGCGCGACGTTCTACGTGCAGGCGCACTCGGTCACCGGGCCCGTGATGCTCGCGGCCGGCGCGGTCGGTTTGCTGGCGGCGAACATTCTCGTTGCGAACAATTATCGCGATGTCGAAACCGACGCGAAGGCGGGCAAACGCACGCTGGTCGTGCGGTTCGGGCGGAGGTTCGCGTTCTGGCAATACGCGCTGTCGGCGCTCGCGGCTTTGCTGAGCGCGCCGGCGTTGCTGCTCGCGGGCTGGCGCTGGCCGGTGTTGCTGCCGCTCGTGCTTTTCCCGTGGGGCGTGCGGCTCACGCACCGCCTCGGCCGCTCGGTCGAACCGGGAGAGCAGATCGCGGTGCTCGCCGACACGGCGAAGTTCCTCGCGGCGTTTGGTGTGCTGCTGAGCGCCGGCGTCGTCTGGGGCGCGCGTTGACGAGAAGTTTTCGGAGCGAAACTCGCGAACACAGATGGGCGAGGTAGGGCGCAACCCTTGGGCGCGCGAGTGGGCGGCATCGCGTTCCCGGCGGGCCCAGCGGTCCCGCCCTACCGCAGGTTGCGGAGGTGACGTTCAACTCCAGCGCAGGTCCTGCTTCGTGAGCGGGAGCGAGCGGACGCGTTTGCCGGTGGCGGCGAAGATCGCGTTGCACACGGCGGGCGGCAGCGGCGGGTAGCCGGGTTCGCCGAGGCCGGTGGGCGGATTCTTGCTCTGGATGAAGTGCACCTCGACGGCGGTCGGCGCGTCGTTGACGCGGAGCAGGGGATACGTGTCGAAATTCGCCTGCACCACGCGGCCGCGTTCGAGGGTCACTTCCTGCAGCCACGCGGCGCCGAGGGCGTCGATGACGGAGCCCTGCACCTGGTTCTCCGCGCCGCTGAGGTTCATGATCGGACCGACGTCGCCGACGACGGTGACGCGCGGGACTTTAAGCGTGCCGTCGGGGGCGACGGTGACTTCGGCGACCTCGGCGAAATAGCCGCGGTGGCTGAAGAAAAACGCCACGCCCTGGCCGGAGCCGCGCGGGAGCTTTTTGCCCCAGCCGGCTTTTTCGGCGACGGTGCGCAGAACGTTGGCCATGCGCGGGGCGTCGTAGGGCAGGCCGCGCGGATCGAGCGGGGGCTGCACTTTGTCGCCGAGCAACTCGAGCCGGAACTGGACTTGGTCGCGGCCGGCGGCGTGGGCGAGCTCGTCGATGAAACACTGGATGGCGAACCCGAGCGCGTTGCTACCGGGGGCGCGGAGCGGTCCGGTGGGGACGTTCGTGTTCACGATCGCCTGTTC
Coding sequences within it:
- a CDS encoding ABC transporter ATP-binding protein, which produces MVSPAPAVRIERLTKSYAVDWRGRTLAALDSVTLSVARGTICALVGANGSGKSTTLKICAGLVHATSGACAIDGCEPAAAAREGRVAYLPEETILPDFVGAAEFLARLATIGGCSRRDADEAAARALAQVGLAALAGRATAQLSKGQRQRLGLAQALLRNPVVLLLDEPTSGLDVRAQVEVRDLLAAQRAAGRAVVLSSHDSPHLEELCDQFVVLERGRVVFEGDRAAVAARGGLERIQLEASGG
- a CDS encoding 1,4-dihydroxy-2-naphthoate polyprenyltransferase, which produces MAAGAKVWFEASRPKTLPAAIIPVLVGTAFAEAAHAANYGSAAICLVFSLLVQIGTNFANDYFDFVQGADTHERVGPRRAVAAGLVSPRTMLAATAVVLVAAFAVGLLLVAEGGWILLPIGIVSIVCAIAYTGGPYPLGYNGLGDLFVFIFFGLVAVGATFYVQAHSVTGPVMLAAGAVGLLAANILVANNYRDVETDAKAGKRTLVVRFGRRFAFWQYALSALAALLSAPALLLAGWRWPVLLPLVLFPWGVRLTHRLGRSVEPGEQIAVLADTAKFLAAFGVLLSAGVVWGAR